The sequence below is a genomic window from Nicotiana tomentosiformis chromosome 6, ASM39032v3, whole genome shotgun sequence.
ATAAGCCAATGGTGGATAAGGCTGTAGAGGTTGGTCTTGAGGCCCCTCGAGATagagagaacgccccaagtgatccACCTGGGgtaatagaaattggaggctccccgctgctcccctcgttttctgaggagatgattcaagaggctcgggccttgaagtTCCCCTCCATCGAAGGAGCCCACAGAAAggaggaccccttccgtgattACTTTACTGGGCTCAAAGATGCTACCGGCCTGAGCAACTTGGAGGTCCCGAGGAAGGACTCGGGCGAGGCATCGAGCCTTTTTAATGAAGCGCAGCAAGctctgaatcaggtaagccttaactccCTTTGTTGGTATTACCCTTGTGTTCATTTCTCTCTTCctatctaacttcttttcttctttctgcgtagGCCTCAACGCTTCATTGGGAAGcattttctcggtctcgagctgagctgagtcAGTACGAGGCCGACATTCAAAGGCTTACCAAGGAAAGGAATTCCCTCAACCTTCTCggtgggcaaaaagaagaaaatatcaaggacctccgagccgagttggccacggCTCACAAAGATCAGAcagacctgatcgagcaggtaatgaaaatcttaaaagctcatgggctcgattcaggaacggtggctaacatttcaatctcacagctacagtagaaggtcgagaggatcgagcaattccgcgaggaggtcaacatgatgaaggcggagaccttggggtggaaagaaagtaTGGTCCGCTTTGCTGCTaaaaaagaggctgctcgagcccaattgtcgtcagtcgaaagtcagcttcgaggcatgaaggaTAAAAGCTCAGCTCAGGCAAAGCAAATaaaggagcttgaggctcggttggctttcgaacttgcaaaggccaaatctgatgCAGAAAAGGCAAAGGCCAAGGCAAAGGCGATCATGGCCATCTATCGGTCCggtgctgaagccgctcaagtccaagcgagagaggaAGCCCAGACCGCTCAAACTCTagcacattggattgctgaactcgccaaatacCAATCTCGCAGGGAAatcctcgaggagatccacgctcgaggttttgatcttaccgaagagataaTAAAGGATAGAGAGAATGAAGCCGATGCTGGAGCACTGGCCTCTtctgatgatgataatgatgatggcagcaagagcggatccgagagtaaagaggacctcgatggagaagaagatGCCCCTGAGGAAAATTAGGATTCTTgggctttttcttttttgatatttTGTGCGGGGACCTTGATCGGTCCTTGTAAATatctttgtatatatataaaagatcttttttctttttgacttATCTTTATTCTATGTCCTTCCCCgtgaaaattctatttcattcatgccttcatGCCTTATGGAGATTTTGCTCATAAGTTTGAAACTTTAGGCAACTAGACCGAAGTCGGACTAGTGTAGTattaatcgagtgagtacttgctcgaaatcggagtagggtgacccttaggttttaattgagggaggatgatttctcgaactcagaaataaaatggccctttaggctcttgaattaggctgatacggccatagtaaaaagaatgACTTTCTCCCCCTTTTAGGcttgaaaattttattatttaatcatctaaaatCCGTTgtaccttagcatgaaataagggaTTTGCTCGAGATTTCGAACGATTCCGTACCAATTTAGGGTTTTTAAGGgccgatattatcgagaccctttatttcataatgccttagcataaaataaagaatttactcgagagttcgaacgaatttgtacccattagggtttttgagggtcgatattatcgagacccttagtaatttagccgagggtagcctttttaatcggtttatgaaaatatttgaAGGCCTGTTTTATAACGAAAATCGGGcatctccgaaccgtgttaatttggccgtagcctctagcttgggattcgccttttggtcttgttcccctgttatacttcAAACTTGTTcaaagtatcagtccccgagtggggtgacCGTGacctataaaatcgagggttgccttgttaaggtcttacgatctcgaggttttagtaattcgatcatgttgATTTTTtggatgacagtccccgagtgcgGGGTAAATTGTTCGAACTTTAGTTGTGAccggcccttaagccagtttccatAATAGATCATAAGCACGACATTGCAAAGTaaaaatttctctaaggcatgaaatatctggcaaggaaaaaatactttcttcaatagattaacatgcgtacatgtttgccattagggctcgagtaatctacatgggcatggttcgttcgaccgtttgacccttacaaaatttacctatcgatACCCTATCGGACGAAGTATcttccttgtaactatccgagggtgatACCCCTctgtattcgaggttgattgtaaatgagcctcggatactgttaaaTTGCTCTAAgtttagcacgaacaatggttgcctcgttaaaacctcgCTGGAAAAccctatttgggacaaaaaccagtctaaggaaaaaagagtgcaacgcgtgctttcaaacctAAGGACTTtatgtttgaagaatcctttgatgtcttcaattaaacacctgcaaatagttagtataaaatataaacaaaaacggagaaggtcataccttagcagtaatatcgtttgaggagtgatatgttccaattatttggtaattgttttccattcatcgtgccaagtttttaggatccttttccgatgatatcgaggacctgatacggtccctcccagttcgggccaagttttccttcgtttgggtctcgagtattgagggtgaccttccttagaaccaaatccccgattttaaagtgtcaaagattggctctttgattatagtacctttcgatctgCTATTTCTGTGCGGCCATTCAAACGAGGGCAGCTCcccatttttcatctagcaattcgaggcttgtattcatagcctcgtgatttgactcttctgttgcatatcaaaacctaacgctgggttccccgacttcaactgGGATCAAAGCTTcggcgccatatactaaagagaacggtgttgcccccgtactggattttggtgttgttcgatatgaccaaaggacttcgggcaatatttctctccattttcccttagcatcATTCAATCTTTTCTtcagattttgaatgatggtcttgtttgtcgattcggcctgtccgttcccactaggatgatatggcgttgacaggatcctttttattttgtgatctttgagaaactttgtcactttgttgccgacgaattgctttccattgtctcatacgatctcggcaggcatcccgaatTGGCAtctaatgtggtcccagatgaagtctacgatttatttctctctaattttctcgaaagcctgtgcttcaacccacttagagaaatagtcagtcataaacaaaataaatttagctttacctggggccgatggtagagggccgacgatatccattccccatttcatgaatggccatggggataagactgagtggagttgctc
It includes:
- the LOC138893919 gene encoding uncharacterized protein, yielding MVDKAVEVGLEAPRDRENAPSDPPGVIEIGGSPLLPSFSEEMIQEARALKFPSIEGAHRKEDPFRDYFTGLKDATGLSNLEVPRKDSGEASSLFNEAQQALNQASTLHWEAFSRSRAELSQYEADIQRLTKERNSLNLLGGQKEENIKDLRAELATAHKDQTDLIEQVERIEQFREEVNMMKAETLGWKESMVRFAAKKEAARAQLSSVESQLRGMKDKSSAQAKQIKELEARLAFELAKAKSDAEKAKAKAKAIMAIYRSGAEAAQVQAREEAQTAQTLAHWIAELAKYQSRREILEEIHARGFDLTEEIIKDRENEADAGALASSDDDNDDGSKSGSESKEDLDGEEDAPEEN